A single genomic interval of Daucus carota subsp. sativus chromosome 1, DH1 v3.0, whole genome shotgun sequence harbors:
- the LOC135147265 gene encoding uncharacterized protein LOC135147265 encodes MSNALIGTTSSSYVDKQLLRIDDDLDHLQRYNWSEYLLHYLVIATEAWNRTASTFFRGSLVFLTLLYVDRVRHMGIKLVERTLPSYIGWTHDELKERQRMEVIDGIFGVGSLVPPIREILKETDCCKADQTKNEYEDDWDDPEVWKQMDEVVKIHKEKKNSKTTQQRDDMAEDNTDEEPPTEDVIEKLLTRAQDLVASKLKFDDDLKKALEMYPDNDSLHFIVEVMDEHFHQRKTSDVEDDEQLWAEDPFFNDQQDDTIIQDDQHDQIIPEKDDQIIQDENLESNQDTDIAKSSTKLPVAKNNQDVIPSFSLGIEESKDLTNATVENQNSFITPEPAQRKKSARDKKVGPYGKSPFINRVIDIKTKLDKTDMGLWLFLVQKKDML; translated from the exons ATGTCAAATGCATTGATTGGGACAACAAGCTCATCCTATGTTGACAAGCAGCTTCTTAGGATTGATGATGATCTGGACCATTTACAAAGATACAATTGGTCAGAATATCTTCTCCACTACCTTGTGATAGCAACAGAAGCCTGGAATAGGacagcttctacttttttccgtGGATCTTTGGTTTTTCTCACT TTGTTATATGTTGACCGTGTAAGGCATATGGGTATAAAACTAGTTGAGAGAACATTGCCTTCTTATATTGGCTGGACACACGATGAGCTAAAGGAAAGGCAAAGGATGGAAGTAATTGATGGCATTTTTGGAGTCGGATCACTTGTCCCTCCTATTAgggaaattttaaaagaaactgATTGTTGCAAAGCAGATCAAACAAAG AATGAATATGAAGATGATTGGGATGATCCTGAAGTATGGAAACAGATGGATGAAGTAGTGAAAATTCACAAAGAGAAGAAGAATTCAAAAACAACACAACAAAGAGATGACATGGCTGAAGATAATACAGATGAAGAACCTCCAACAGAG GATGTTATTGAAAAATTACTTACAAGAGCACAAGACTTGGTGGCTTCAAAGTTAAAATTTGATGATGACCTGAAGAAAGCTCTAGAGATGTACCCAGATAATGACAGCCTACACTTCATTGTTGAAGTGATGGATGAGCATTTTCACCAAAGAAAAACAAGTGATGTGGAAGATGATGAACAACTTTGGGCAGAGGATCCTTTTTTTAATGATCAACAAGATGATACGATCATTCAAGATGATCAACATGATCAAATAATTCCAGAAAAAGATGATCAAATCATTCAAGATGAGAATCTGGAAAGTAATCAAGATACAGATATTGCTAAGTCCAGCACAAAGCTTCCAGTTGCCAAAAACAACCAAGATGTCATACCATCTTTTTCCCTTGGAATAGAAGAATCAAAAGATTTAACAAATGCGACTGTGGAAAATCAAAATTCTTTTATCACCCCAGAACCAGCACAAAGGAAAAAGAGCGCAAGGGACAAAAAAGTCGGTCCTTATGGGAAATCACCATTCATCAACAGAGTGATCGATATTAAGACAAAACTTGACAAAACAGACATGGGATTGTGGCTCTTCTTGGTCCAGAAAAAAGATATGCTGTAA